From a region of the Thermus caldilimi genome:
- the lepA gene encoding translation elongation factor 4: MRRMDDKRIRNFSIIAHVDHGKSTLADRILQLTHAVSEREMREQFLDSLELERERGITIKASAVRVEYRARDGETYIFNLIDTPGHVDFTYEVSRALAAVEGVLLVVDASQGVEAETLAKFYMALEHGHVMIPVINKIDLPNARPLEVALEVEEVLGLPADEAIFASGKTGEGVEEILEAIVKRIPPPKGNPEAPLKALIFDSLYDAYQGVIPYLRLFEGRVRPGDRIRIYSTGKEFTVDKVGIFTPQGLIPVKELTAGEVGWLVAAIRDIHDVQVGDTITHAHRLTDAPYPGFRPAKPVVFAGLYPVESGDYGKLRDALEKLKLNDAALTFEPETSTALGFGFRCGFLGLLHAEIVQERLEREFGLELIATAPSVVYKVRLKNGEEVEVLNPADLPDPTKIEEILEPYVKLTVFTPEEYVGAIMQLIQEKRGRLVNMTYLPGETKRVELVYEVPFAEILYDFHDRLKSLSRGYASMDYEQIGYQPGDLVKVNVLVHGEPVDALTFIAHRDKAYAMARAIVDKLAEVIPRQLFEVPIQAAIGGKIIARATVKALRKDVLAKCYGGDVTRKKKLLEKQKEGKKRLKAIGKVEVPQEAFLAVLSAGRDES; encoded by the coding sequence ATGAGAAGGATGGATGACAAGCGCATCCGCAACTTCTCCATCATCGCCCATGTGGACCACGGGAAGTCCACCCTGGCTGACCGAATCCTGCAGCTAACCCATGCGGTGAGCGAACGGGAGATGCGGGAGCAGTTTCTGGACTCCCTGGAACTGGAGCGCGAACGGGGCATCACCATCAAGGCCAGCGCCGTGCGGGTGGAGTACCGGGCCAGGGACGGGGAAACCTATATCTTCAACCTGATCGACACCCCGGGCCACGTGGACTTCACCTACGAGGTCTCCCGGGCCTTGGCGGCGGTGGAAGGTGTCCTTCTGGTGGTGGACGCCAGCCAAGGAGTGGAGGCGGAAACCCTGGCCAAGTTCTACATGGCTCTGGAACACGGCCATGTGATGATCCCCGTCATCAACAAGATCGACCTTCCCAACGCCAGGCCCCTGGAGGTGGCCCTCGAGGTGGAGGAGGTGCTGGGCCTTCCCGCCGACGAGGCCATCTTCGCCTCGGGGAAGACGGGGGAAGGCGTGGAGGAGATCCTCGAGGCCATCGTAAAGCGCATCCCACCCCCCAAGGGCAACCCGGAAGCTCCCCTTAAGGCCCTCATCTTCGACTCCCTCTACGACGCCTACCAGGGGGTCATCCCCTACCTCCGCCTCTTTGAGGGCCGGGTGCGCCCAGGGGACCGGATCCGCATCTACTCCACCGGCAAGGAGTTCACCGTGGACAAGGTGGGGATCTTCACCCCCCAGGGGCTCATCCCCGTGAAGGAGCTTACCGCCGGGGAGGTGGGCTGGCTGGTGGCCGCCATCCGGGACATCCACGACGTGCAGGTGGGGGATACCATCACCCACGCCCACAGGCTCACCGACGCCCCCTACCCCGGCTTCCGCCCCGCCAAACCCGTGGTCTTCGCCGGCCTCTACCCGGTGGAGTCCGGGGACTATGGCAAGCTCCGGGACGCTCTGGAAAAGCTCAAGCTCAACGACGCCGCCCTCACCTTCGAGCCGGAAACCTCCACCGCCTTGGGCTTCGGTTTCCGCTGCGGCTTCCTGGGACTTCTCCATGCGGAAATCGTCCAGGAGCGCTTGGAGAGGGAGTTCGGCCTGGAGCTCATCGCCACCGCCCCCAGCGTGGTCTACAAGGTGCGCCTGAAAAACGGGGAGGAGGTAGAGGTGCTAAACCCCGCCGACCTCCCCGACCCCACAAAGATCGAAGAGATCCTCGAGCCTTACGTGAAACTCACCGTATTTACCCCCGAGGAGTACGTGGGGGCCATCATGCAACTCATCCAGGAAAAACGGGGCCGCCTGGTGAACATGACCTACCTTCCCGGGGAAACCAAGCGGGTGGAGCTGGTCTACGAGGTGCCCTTCGCCGAGATCCTTTACGATTTCCACGACCGCCTGAAAAGCCTCTCCCGGGGCTACGCCTCCATGGACTACGAGCAGATCGGGTACCAACCCGGGGACCTGGTCAAGGTGAACGTGTTGGTGCACGGGGAGCCGGTGGACGCCCTCACCTTCATCGCCCACCGGGACAAGGCCTACGCCATGGCCCGGGCCATCGTGGACAAGTTGGCCGAGGTCATCCCCAGGCAGCTTTTCGAGGTGCCCATCCAGGCGGCCATCGGGGGTAAGATCATCGCCCGGGCCACGGTGAAGGCCCTGCGCAAGGATGTGCTGGCCAAGTGCTACGGCGGGGACGTGACCCGGAAGAAGAAGCTTCTGGAAAAGCAAAAGGAGGGGAAGAAGCGGCTCAAGGCCATCGGCAAGGTGGAGGTGCCCCAGGAGGCCTTCCTGGCGGTGCTCTCGGCGGGGCGGGATGAGTCTTAG
- a CDS encoding dihydrodipicolinate synthase family protein, whose protein sequence is MILPPIPTPFDRKGHLDTEAFRELAEALEPLVDGLLIYGSNGEGVHLTPEERARGLWALKPRKPFLVGLMEETLPQAEGALLEAQEAGAMALLATPPRYYHASLGEGLVAYYQALAERMPIFLYHVPQNTKVDLPLSAVATLAQHPRITGIKDSSGDLSRLAFYQAHLRDDFRVFTGHAPTFLGALALGAEGGILAAANLAPRAYRTLLDAFRSGRLAEAQVLQKRLFPLGDLLAKGGVPLLKQALRHLGLPAGYPRPPYPEESPFWPAFLPKLESLKEEGWIL, encoded by the coding sequence ATGATCCTTCCACCCATCCCCACTCCCTTCGACCGGAAAGGCCACCTGGACACGGAGGCCTTTCGAGAACTGGCGGAAGCCCTAGAACCCCTAGTGGACGGGCTTCTCATCTACGGCTCCAACGGGGAAGGCGTTCACCTGACCCCTGAGGAACGGGCCAGGGGGCTTTGGGCCCTAAAACCCCGGAAGCCTTTCCTGGTGGGCCTCATGGAGGAAACCCTGCCCCAAGCGGAAGGGGCCCTCCTCGAGGCCCAGGAAGCAGGCGCCATGGCCCTTCTGGCCACGCCTCCCCGCTACTACCACGCAAGCCTCGGCGAGGGGCTTGTGGCCTACTACCAAGCCCTGGCGGAAAGGATGCCCATCTTCCTCTACCACGTGCCCCAGAACACCAAGGTCGACCTGCCCCTTTCCGCGGTGGCAACCCTGGCCCAACATCCCCGGATCACGGGAATCAAGGACTCCAGCGGTGACCTTTCCCGCCTGGCCTTTTACCAAGCCCATCTGAGGGATGACTTCCGGGTCTTTACCGGCCACGCCCCCACCTTCCTGGGGGCCTTGGCCCTGGGAGCCGAAGGAGGCATCCTGGCGGCAGCCAACCTGGCCCCCCGGGCCTACCGGACCCTGCTGGACGCTTTCCGATCGGGACGGCTTGCGGAGGCCCAGGTCCTGCAGAAACGCCTTTTCCCCTTGGGGGACCTCCTCGCCAAGGGCGGGGTGCCCCTGCTGAAACAGGCCCTGCGCCACCTGGGCTTGCCCGCAGGCTACCCCCGGCCGCCTTACCCTGAGGAAAGCCCCTTTTGGCCAGCCTTTTTGCCGAAGCTAGAAAGCCTGAAAGAAGAAGGGTGGATCCTATGA
- the cdd gene encoding cytidine deaminase — protein MERVRAILKAHVERAYALYSGFPVVALVEAEGESFLGVNVENASFPLSQCAERNAVAAMVLAGKRRIDRVHIYSPKGPIPPCGGCRQVLLEFGTPGTEVVMHGPEGYVVKTLGELLPWGFRL, from the coding sequence ATGGAGAGGGTTAGGGCCATCCTTAAGGCCCACGTGGAGCGGGCCTACGCTCTTTACTCCGGCTTTCCCGTGGTGGCCCTGGTGGAGGCGGAGGGGGAAAGCTTCCTTGGGGTCAATGTGGAAAATGCCTCCTTTCCCCTTTCCCAGTGTGCGGAGCGCAATGCGGTGGCGGCCATGGTCCTGGCGGGAAAGAGGCGGATAGACCGGGTGCACATCTATAGCCCCAAGGGCCCTATTCCCCCTTGCGGGGGGTGCCGCCAGGTGCTCCTTGAGTTCGGTACCCCCGGGACCGAGGTGGTCATGCACGGGCCCGAGGGGTACGTGGTGAAGACCCTGGGGGAGCTCTTGCCCTGGGGTTTTAGGCTCTAG
- a CDS encoding hemolysin family protein, which yields MDTPPSRWLFFLPFGSLALAQAQAPTPGDVFLLVLLLGLSAFFSASETAFTTLYPWKVRELAQAQGGPFRLLAQDITRFLTTILVGNNLVNIAATALVTDLSTRAFGSAGVGLATGLMTFLILFFGEITPKSIAVHHAEVLARVGAWPIYILSVLLYPVGRFFSLVSSLLLKGLGLEPRGTPLVSEQELKLILAGAEESGTIEAQEEEMIHSILELEETPVREIMTPRVEMVAIEAEASLEDFLHLFREHRYSRVPVYKESVDHIVGVAYAKDLLDYYCEEDLKGRTVASIAHPPYFVPENMDAWSLLRELRRRKVHMAIVVDEFGGTAGLVTLEDVMEEIVGEIYDETDEPEDLAIRRLPDGSFSIQAQTPVDEVSEALGVELPEGEYDTLSGFLYEQFGRIPGVGESVEWQGFRFVVESADQRRIERVRVERLVEHGEG from the coding sequence ATGGACACACCTCCCAGTCGGTGGCTCTTCTTCTTGCCCTTCGGTTCCCTAGCCCTGGCCCAAGCCCAAGCTCCAACCCCCGGGGACGTTTTTCTTTTGGTCCTCCTCCTGGGGCTTTCCGCCTTCTTCTCCGCCAGCGAGACCGCCTTCACCACCCTCTACCCCTGGAAGGTGCGGGAGCTGGCGCAAGCGCAAGGGGGTCCTTTCCGCCTCCTGGCCCAGGACATCACCCGTTTCCTCACCACCATCCTGGTGGGCAACAACTTGGTGAACATCGCCGCCACCGCCCTGGTCACGGACCTTTCCACCCGGGCCTTCGGCTCGGCGGGGGTGGGCTTGGCCACGGGGCTCATGACCTTTCTCATCCTGTTCTTCGGGGAGATCACCCCCAAGTCCATCGCCGTGCACCATGCGGAGGTCCTAGCTCGGGTGGGGGCCTGGCCCATCTACATCCTCTCTGTCCTTCTTTACCCTGTGGGTCGGTTCTTCAGCCTGGTTTCCTCCCTTCTGCTCAAGGGGCTGGGCCTCGAGCCCCGGGGTACTCCCCTGGTGTCCGAGCAGGAGCTCAAGCTCATCCTGGCGGGGGCGGAGGAGTCCGGCACCATCGAGGCCCAGGAGGAGGAGATGATCCACTCCATCCTGGAGCTGGAGGAGACCCCGGTGCGGGAGATCATGACCCCCCGGGTGGAGATGGTGGCCATCGAGGCGGAGGCCAGCCTAGAGGACTTCCTCCACCTCTTCCGGGAGCACCGCTACAGCCGGGTTCCCGTCTACAAGGAGAGCGTGGACCACATCGTGGGGGTAGCCTACGCCAAGGACCTGTTGGACTACTACTGCGAGGAGGACCTGAAAGGGCGCACCGTGGCCTCCATCGCCCACCCCCCCTACTTCGTCCCCGAGAACATGGACGCCTGGTCCCTTTTACGAGAGCTGCGCCGGCGGAAGGTGCACATGGCCATCGTGGTGGACGAGTTTGGGGGCACCGCGGGCCTGGTCACCTTAGAGGACGTGATGGAGGAGATCGTGGGGGAGATCTACGACGAGACCGACGAGCCGGAAGATCTGGCCATCCGTAGGCTTCCCGACGGCTCCTTCTCCATTCAGGCCCAGACCCCCGTGGACGAGGTTTCCGAGGCCCTAGGGGTGGAGCTTCCTGAGGGGGAGTACGACACCCTTTCCGGTTTCCTCTACGAGCAGTTCGGCCGCATCCCCGGCGTGGGGGAGAGCGTGGAGTGGCAGGGGTTCCGCTTTGTGGTGGAAAGCGCCGACCAGCGCCGCATCGAGCGGGTGCGGGTGGAAAGGCTGGTGGAGCATGGAGAGGGTTAG
- the sdaAB gene encoding L-serine ammonia-lyase, iron-sulfur-dependent subunit beta — protein MGLLDMIGPVMVGPSSSHTAGACRLALLARHLLGEKPRRVEFGLHGSFAKTGKGHGTHLALVAGVLGFTPDDERLKESLSLAEKEGLEVAFKAVELGDVHPNTVRMVLEGEKERITVTGSSLGGGLVRIFDLDGFEVRITGAAPTLVIRNVDTPGVVARVARILADDEVNIAYLTVSRKKRGGEAMMSLEVDRPLPEVPLRYLEHLSYILWVRQIPPVMD, from the coding sequence ATGGGTCTACTGGACATGATCGGCCCGGTGATGGTGGGGCCTTCCTCCAGCCACACCGCCGGGGCCTGCCGCCTGGCCCTTCTGGCCCGCCACCTCCTTGGGGAAAAGCCCCGGCGGGTGGAGTTTGGCCTGCACGGCTCCTTCGCCAAGACGGGAAAGGGCCACGGCACCCACCTGGCCCTGGTGGCGGGGGTTTTGGGCTTTACCCCCGACGACGAGCGGCTTAAGGAAAGCCTTTCCCTGGCGGAGAAAGAAGGCCTCGAGGTGGCCTTTAAGGCGGTGGAGCTAGGGGATGTGCACCCCAACACCGTGCGCATGGTCCTGGAGGGGGAGAAGGAGCGCATCACCGTGACGGGAAGCTCCCTGGGAGGCGGATTGGTGCGCATCTTTGACCTGGATGGCTTCGAGGTGCGCATCACCGGAGCCGCCCCCACCCTGGTGATCCGCAACGTGGATACCCCGGGGGTGGTGGCCCGGGTGGCCCGCATCCTGGCCGATGACGAGGTGAACATCGCCTATCTCACGGTGAGCCGCAAGAAGCGGGGTGGGGAGGCCATGATGAGCCTGGAGGTGGACCGTCCCCTTCCCGAGGTCCCCTTGAGGTACCTGGAGCACCTCTCCTACATCCTCTGGGTGCGGCAGATCCCCCCGGTCATGGACTAA
- a CDS encoding sensor histidine kinase, which yields MSLRARLALVIALLAFLPNLVLALTLGLMGEGPWLPLVLWLLLIAVVSGAVGYFLARSLLRPLEELTRALAYLSVKEGPVNELRLPAPKEPPPLEIALLRARFGELLQRLQRLMEAREAFYGALAHDLKTPLLSAIRTLEYLERADHLGREKRVELLLALRRELSQAHLLVENLLALSRLEARTPQRETLNLRALAEDLLLRYREEAKRRGLGLAVEGAGLARGERLLLERALANLLDNALRHAKTQVRIRVEEGALQVEDDGEGLPLPLEALAQPFRQGGPNRGSAGLGLYTAKRVAEAHGGKLASCQSPLGGACLRLELPSARAL from the coding sequence ATGAGTCTTAGGGCAAGGCTCGCCCTGGTTATCGCCCTTCTGGCTTTTCTGCCCAACCTGGTCCTGGCCCTCACCCTGGGCCTCATGGGGGAGGGTCCCTGGCTGCCCTTGGTGCTTTGGCTTCTTCTCATCGCCGTGGTTTCCGGGGCGGTGGGGTATTTCCTGGCCCGAAGCCTCCTCAGGCCCCTCGAGGAGCTCACCCGCGCCCTGGCCTACCTCTCCGTCAAGGAGGGCCCGGTGAACGAGCTCAGACTACCCGCCCCCAAGGAGCCTCCCCCCCTGGAGATCGCCCTGCTCCGCGCCCGCTTCGGGGAACTTCTTCAACGCCTCCAGCGCCTCATGGAGGCCCGGGAAGCCTTCTACGGGGCCCTGGCCCACGACCTGAAAACCCCCCTGCTTTCCGCCATCCGGACCCTGGAGTACCTGGAAAGGGCGGATCACCTGGGACGGGAGAAACGGGTGGAGCTCCTTCTGGCCTTGAGGCGGGAGCTCTCCCAGGCCCATCTTCTCGTGGAAAACCTCCTGGCCCTCTCCCGCCTGGAGGCCCGCACTCCCCAACGGGAAACCCTGAATCTCAGGGCCCTGGCCGAGGATCTTCTGCTTCGCTACCGGGAGGAGGCCAAAAGGCGGGGGCTGGGCCTCGCGGTAGAGGGAGCGGGTCTCGCCCGGGGAGAGCGGCTCCTTTTGGAAAGAGCCCTAGCCAACCTTCTGGACAACGCCCTGCGGCACGCCAAAACCCAGGTGCGCATCCGGGTGGAGGAAGGAGCCTTGCAGGTGGAGGACGACGGGGAAGGGCTTCCCCTGCCTCTGGAGGCCCTGGCCCAGCCCTTCCGCCAAGGAGGCCCGAACCGGGGAAGCGCAGGGCTTGGCCTCTACACCGCCAAGCGGGTGGCGGAGGCCCATGGGGGGAAGCTGGCAAGCTGCCAAAGCCCCTTGGGCGGGGCGTGCCTGCGCCTGGAACTCCCCTCCGCCAGGGCACTCTAA
- a CDS encoding 3-hydroxyacyl-CoA dehydrogenase, producing MERSALVTGGASGLGRAMALALREKGYRVVVLDLKRGEEEGLRYLEGDVTREEDARRAVELAASQAPLFAVVNAAGIGLACKVLGREGPHDLEGFRKVVEVNLIGTFNVLRLAAWAMRENPPDAEGQRGVVVNTASVAAFEGQVGQAAYAASKGGVVGLTLPVARELADWGIRVVTIAPGLFDTPLLQGLPEKAKASLAEQVPFPRRLGRPEEYALLVLHILENPMLNGEVIRLDGALRMAPR from the coding sequence ATGGAAAGAAGCGCTTTGGTGACGGGTGGGGCCTCGGGGCTGGGAAGGGCTATGGCCTTGGCCCTCCGGGAGAAGGGGTACCGGGTGGTGGTCCTGGACCTGAAGCGGGGAGAGGAGGAGGGCCTCCGCTACCTGGAGGGGGATGTGACTCGGGAGGAGGATGCCAGGCGGGCGGTGGAGCTCGCGGCCTCCCAGGCTCCCCTTTTCGCGGTGGTCAATGCCGCGGGCATCGGTTTGGCCTGCAAGGTTCTGGGGCGCGAAGGCCCCCACGACCTGGAGGGCTTCCGCAAGGTGGTGGAGGTGAACCTTATCGGCACCTTTAACGTCCTGCGTCTCGCGGCTTGGGCCATGCGGGAGAACCCTCCCGATGCCGAGGGGCAGCGGGGGGTGGTGGTGAACACCGCCAGCGTGGCGGCTTTTGAGGGCCAGGTGGGCCAGGCGGCCTATGCGGCCAGCAAGGGGGGAGTGGTGGGCCTCACCCTCCCCGTGGCCCGGGAGCTTGCGGACTGGGGCATCCGGGTGGTGACCATCGCCCCGGGCCTCTTCGATACCCCCCTCCTTCAAGGGCTCCCTGAAAAGGCCAAGGCCTCGTTGGCCGAACAGGTGCCCTTTCCCAGGCGCCTGGGCCGGCCGGAGGAGTACGCCCTATTGGTCCTCCACATCCTGGAAAACCCCATGCTGAACGGGGAGGTGATCCGCCTGGATGGCGCCTTGCGCATGGCCCCCAGGTAG
- a CDS encoding GGDEF domain-containing protein has translation MSPEIWPGLIRLYWRLALIPLVWIPVVVLYGGQVMYAATLLYWLSLPVAYILGRVTGMGRLAVALHLGVALFTALMSLVAPPEAVVTGLSGEDWRLGVMAFFTVGAYAFAAFAGWPGLWLALAYVLLAPWPQEETRFLVAAGGLLASIAGLSVAAMIHRLQALQSLIQSEALTDPLTGLANRRSLERDFPRLQALAAREGLSLVLSLWDLDDLKAVNDREGHKAGDAHLVRFARVLREEAREGDALYRVGGDEFVGLHLGLRDGASLEARVHARFPSVSVGFSQVEGKELVQALEAADGLMYRKKGR, from the coding sequence ATGTCCCCTGAGATCTGGCCGGGGCTGATCCGCCTTTACTGGCGCCTGGCCCTGATCCCTTTGGTGTGGATCCCGGTGGTGGTGCTTTATGGGGGCCAGGTGATGTACGCTGCCACCCTCCTTTACTGGTTGAGCCTTCCCGTGGCCTACATCCTGGGCAGGGTCACGGGCATGGGGCGCCTGGCCGTGGCCCTGCACCTAGGGGTGGCCCTATTCACCGCCCTCATGAGCCTGGTAGCCCCACCGGAGGCGGTGGTCACGGGGCTTTCCGGGGAGGATTGGCGGCTTGGGGTCATGGCCTTCTTCACCGTGGGCGCCTACGCCTTTGCCGCCTTTGCCGGCTGGCCTGGGCTTTGGCTGGCCTTGGCCTATGTCCTCCTCGCCCCTTGGCCCCAGGAGGAAACCCGCTTCCTGGTGGCGGCGGGGGGGCTTTTGGCCAGCATAGCGGGCCTCAGCGTGGCGGCCATGATCCATCGACTTCAGGCTTTGCAAAGCCTCATCCAGAGCGAGGCCCTCACCGACCCCCTCACAGGCCTGGCCAACCGCCGCTCTTTGGAGCGGGACTTTCCCCGGCTCCAGGCCCTGGCGGCCCGGGAAGGGCTTTCCCTGGTCCTTTCCCTCTGGGATCTGGACGATCTCAAGGCGGTCAACGACCGGGAGGGGCATAAGGCGGGGGATGCCCATCTGGTCCGCTTCGCCAGGGTCCTGCGGGAGGAGGCCCGTGAGGGGGATGCCCTTTACCGGGTGGGCGGGGACGAGTTCGTGGGCCTGCACCTGGGCTTAAGGGATGGAGCCTCCCTGGAGGCGCGGGTCCATGCCCGTTTCCCCTCGGTTTCCGTGGGCTTCAGCCAGGTGGAGGGAAAGGAGCTTGTGCAGGCTCTCGAGGCGGCCGATGGGCTCATGTACCGGAAGAAGGGGAGATGA
- a CDS encoding acyl-CoA dehydrogenase family protein, with translation MDLEKSVQALARRFARERILPQARHLDQEARFPWPLFREAAELGFPVLVVPEELGGAGLGPRSLVLVAEELAYACTGVAAALLLNNLVADALLLSGSAHARSFLPRLREEVASYALTEPHAGSDVAAIRTRAERVPGGYRLHGRKTWISHAPEASFFVVFAKVAEGREGIAAFLVERGMGVEVGPPLPKLGQKASPAAEVYLDGVLVPEEGLIAREGFALAMRVFNRSRPMVAALAVGLLRRALDEALAYAAMREAFGRPLLEHQGVGFKLSEMHMDLEAARLLTLKAAELAERGEENALEAATAKAFAADAAVRGVSEALQVFGGNGYSEEYPLAKLYRDAKVLQIYEGTSEIQRLIILREVVRRRVWESR, from the coding sequence GTGGACCTGGAGAAATCCGTTCAGGCGCTGGCCCGGCGCTTTGCTCGGGAGCGCATCCTGCCCCAGGCCAGGCATCTGGACCAGGAGGCCCGGTTTCCCTGGCCCCTGTTTCGGGAGGCGGCAGAGCTTGGTTTTCCGGTACTGGTGGTCCCGGAGGAGCTGGGCGGGGCCGGGCTTGGGCCCAGGAGCCTGGTCCTGGTGGCGGAGGAACTGGCCTACGCTTGCACCGGGGTGGCGGCGGCCTTGCTCCTCAACAACCTGGTGGCGGACGCCCTTCTTCTCTCGGGAAGTGCCCACGCCCGAAGCTTTCTGCCCCGGCTCAGGGAGGAGGTGGCCTCCTACGCCCTCACCGAGCCCCACGCGGGCTCGGATGTGGCCGCCATCCGCACCCGGGCGGAAAGGGTGCCGGGCGGATACCGCCTCCACGGGCGCAAAACCTGGATCAGCCACGCCCCGGAGGCTTCTTTTTTCGTGGTCTTTGCCAAGGTGGCGGAGGGCCGGGAGGGGATCGCCGCCTTTCTGGTAGAGCGGGGGATGGGGGTGGAGGTGGGGCCTCCTTTGCCCAAGCTGGGGCAGAAAGCCTCCCCGGCGGCGGAGGTGTACCTGGACGGCGTACTGGTGCCCGAGGAGGGCTTGATCGCCCGGGAGGGGTTTGCCCTGGCCATGCGGGTGTTCAACCGCTCCCGGCCCATGGTGGCGGCCTTGGCGGTGGGGCTATTGCGGAGGGCCTTGGACGAGGCCCTGGCCTACGCTGCCATGCGGGAGGCTTTCGGTAGGCCTCTTCTGGAGCACCAGGGGGTGGGGTTTAAGCTTTCGGAGATGCACATGGACCTGGAGGCCGCCCGCCTCCTCACCTTGAAGGCCGCCGAACTGGCGGAACGGGGCGAGGAGAACGCCTTGGAGGCGGCCACGGCCAAGGCCTTTGCCGCCGATGCCGCGGTGCGTGGGGTATCCGAGGCCCTCCAGGTCTTTGGCGGCAACGGCTACAGCGAGGAGTATCCCTTGGCCAAGCTGTACCGCGATGCCAAGGTGCTCCAGATCTATGAGGGAACCTCCGAGATCCAAAGGCTCATCATCCTGCGGGAGGTGGTAAGGAGGAGGGTATGGGAGAGTCGGTGA
- a CDS encoding MarR family winged helix-turn-helix transcriptional regulator produces the protein MNGPPLPLVEELSRLGYALMRLLLARAKEAFAREGLSPLQAEVLRLVREGVQLPSRLAEHLEILPSQVSHLLASLEEAGLLERHPDPEDRRRVLLRLTPQGEAVQQRLQEGWLRAYGQYLARLTPRELLLFRDLLRKLTEVEDG, from the coding sequence ATGAACGGTCCTCCCCTACCCCTGGTGGAAGAGCTTTCCCGCCTAGGCTACGCCCTCATGCGCCTCCTCCTGGCCCGGGCCAAGGAGGCCTTCGCCCGCGAGGGCCTCTCCCCCCTGCAGGCGGAGGTGCTGCGCCTGGTGCGGGAAGGGGTCCAGCTCCCCTCCCGTTTAGCGGAGCATCTGGAAATCCTCCCTTCCCAGGTGTCTCACCTTCTGGCCTCCTTGGAGGAAGCCGGCCTCCTCGAGCGCCACCCCGACCCTGAGGACCGCCGAAGGGTGCTTTTGCGCCTCACCCCCCAGGGAGAAGCGGTGCAGCAGCGCCTACAAGAAGGCTGGCTTAGGGCCTATGGCCAGTACCTGGCCCGGCTCACCCCAAGGGAACTTCTCCTGTTTCGGGACCTCTTGCGCAAGCTCACGGAGGTGGAGGATGGCTAG
- a CDS encoding thiolase family protein, with amino-acid sequence MGESVILEAVRTAIGKRNGALRGWRPDALYAQVLDALLERTGIDPGLIGDVVTGCVTQTGEQGANIGRLAVLLSRLPKEVPAVSLNRMCGSSQQAVHFAAQAIAAGDLDFVIAGGVESMTRSPMFSDIGGGFHTLNPALFQRYELVHQGESAERIARKYGLCREELDEWSYLSHRRAAWAIQEGRFRSQILPLEGVDGEGRPFLLDRDEGVRFDVDYERMLALKPVFREDGVVTAGNSSQVSDGAAALLLGDREKALALGLRPRARFLARVVVAGDPTLQLLEVVPATQKALEKAGLSLKDLDVIEINEAFASVVLAFLREFSPDPERVNPNGGAIAHGHPLGATGAILMTKLLYELERTGGELGLQVMCIGHGQATATIIQRI; translated from the coding sequence ATGGGAGAGTCGGTGATCCTCGAGGCGGTACGGACCGCCATCGGCAAGAGAAATGGAGCCCTAAGGGGGTGGCGGCCCGATGCCCTTTATGCCCAGGTCTTGGATGCCCTCCTGGAGCGGACCGGTATCGACCCCGGGCTCATCGGGGATGTGGTCACGGGTTGCGTGACCCAAACCGGGGAGCAGGGGGCCAACATCGGACGGCTTGCCGTCCTCCTTTCCCGCCTACCCAAAGAGGTTCCTGCGGTAAGCCTAAACCGCATGTGCGGCTCCAGCCAACAGGCGGTTCACTTCGCTGCCCAGGCCATCGCTGCCGGCGACCTGGACTTCGTCATCGCCGGTGGGGTGGAGAGCATGACCCGATCCCCCATGTTCTCCGATATCGGGGGAGGTTTTCATACCTTGAATCCTGCCCTCTTCCAGCGGTACGAGCTCGTTCACCAAGGGGAAAGCGCTGAGCGTATCGCCAGGAAGTATGGCCTATGCCGAGAGGAGCTGGACGAGTGGAGCTATCTCTCCCATAGGCGGGCGGCCTGGGCCATCCAGGAGGGGCGCTTCCGGAGCCAGATCCTTCCCCTCGAGGGGGTGGATGGGGAGGGAAGGCCCTTCCTGCTGGACCGCGACGAAGGGGTGCGTTTCGACGTGGACTACGAGCGGATGCTGGCCTTGAAGCCTGTCTTCCGGGAGGACGGGGTGGTGACCGCGGGCAACTCCAGCCAGGTTTCCGACGGGGCGGCGGCCCTGCTCCTGGGGGATAGGGAAAAGGCCTTGGCCTTGGGCCTTCGCCCCCGGGCCCGTTTCCTTGCCCGGGTGGTGGTGGCGGGGGATCCCACCCTGCAACTATTGGAGGTGGTTCCCGCCACCCAAAAGGCCCTGGAGAAGGCGGGGCTTTCCCTTAAGGACTTAGACGTGATCGAGATCAACGAGGCCTTCGCCAGCGTGGTTCTGGCCTTCCTGCGGGAGTTTAGCCCCGACCCGGAAAGGGTGAACCCCAATGGCGGGGCCATCGCCCACGGGCACCCCTTGGGGGCTACGGGGGCCATCCTCATGACCAAGCTCCTTTACGAGCTGGAGCGCACCGGGGGGGAGTTGGGTCTGCAGGTGATGTGCATCGGCCACGGGCAGGCCACGGCCACCATCATCCAACGGATCTAG